Proteins encoded in a region of the Elizabethkingia bruuniana genome:
- a CDS encoding 3-oxoacyl-ACP synthase III family protein, translating into MLKSVITGSGHYLPERVIDGSYFNDAVFYDENGNKIEKSNEEIVKKFVEITEIERRRYVTDDLLNSDIGTKAAQQAIEEAGIDPETIDYVIAASNFGEVTQNGLANFMPSVSARIKSKLGIKNRKCINYDMIFGCPGWVEGMILANDLIQAKRAKTILVVGTETLSRVVDIYDRDRLIFADGAGAVILQAKENTEEGFITSSTICDNDAELDYLSNGCSLNPEVGPERLFIRMRGRKIYEYALKNVPDAIKDTISQAGLDIDDIDKILIHQANAKMDHAIIHRLFKLYGKEYREEIAPMTIQEFGNSSVATVPTMYDLIKKDKMQGHSFKKGGYVAMASVGAGMNINCLIYKNE; encoded by the coding sequence ATGCTTAAAAGTGTAATCACCGGTTCCGGTCACTACCTTCCTGAAAGAGTAATTGACGGATCATACTTTAATGACGCTGTTTTCTATGATGAAAATGGTAATAAGATTGAAAAATCTAATGAGGAGATTGTAAAAAAGTTTGTTGAGATTACGGAGATTGAAAGACGCCGTTATGTTACAGATGACCTTTTAAACAGTGATATTGGTACTAAAGCAGCCCAACAAGCTATTGAAGAAGCAGGAATAGATCCGGAAACTATAGATTATGTTATTGCGGCGAGTAACTTTGGTGAAGTTACACAGAACGGACTGGCTAACTTTATGCCTTCAGTTTCTGCGAGAATAAAAAGTAAACTGGGGATTAAAAACCGCAAATGTATTAATTATGATATGATCTTTGGCTGCCCGGGATGGGTAGAAGGAATGATCCTTGCCAACGATCTTATTCAGGCTAAAAGAGCAAAAACTATTCTGGTTGTGGGTACAGAAACCTTAAGCCGTGTAGTAGATATATATGACAGAGACAGATTAATCTTTGCTGATGGAGCGGGAGCTGTTATTCTGCAGGCTAAAGAAAATACCGAAGAAGGATTTATCACTTCCAGTACGATTTGTGATAACGATGCAGAACTGGATTACCTTAGCAATGGTTGTTCTCTTAATCCGGAAGTAGGACCGGAAAGACTATTCATCCGTATGCGTGGTCGTAAAATTTACGAATATGCTCTGAAAAATGTTCCGGATGCTATAAAAGACACCATCAGTCAGGCTGGATTAGACATTGATGATATCGACAAAATCCTTATCCACCAGGCGAATGCTAAAATGGATCACGCTATTATCCACAGACTATTCAAACTTTACGGTAAAGAATACAGAGAAGAGATTGCTCCGATGACCATTCAGGAATTTGGTAACTCTTCAGTAGCAACTGTGCCTACGATGTATGATCTGATTAAAAAAGACAAAATGCAGGGGCATTCTTTCAAGAAGGGTGGTTATGTTGCCATGGCTTCAGTAGGTGCCGGCATGAACATCAATTGCCTCATCTATAAAAACGAATGA
- a CDS encoding metallophosphoesterase, producing the protein MIQKIFPYVFGIILILELYVYQAIKNITKNKKIRLTYWVITILLYGIIITLMLTFEKGSRDQTKVHWLAALFTMFLVPKVLIAVILLLGDIFRIAEYTLQRFTKPAKTFPERRKFLSLTALGLGAALSYSFFDGMIWGKYRYFVRNIKVKIPNLPKSFKGYKVLQISDVHSGSFSDPAKLQHAIDMINEQNADLILFTGDMVNAYAEEFVPFVKLFSTIKSKDGKLAVLGNHDYGGYGTWKSQAEHDQNIPKLIELEKQAGFDMLRNEFRIIEKNGEKLYIVGVENWGLPPFPQYGDLDKATQGVPADAAKILMSHDPTHFDEIVKKHPSNIHLTLSGHTHGMQFGLDLKNIKWSPVQYKYPKWADLYESMGKYLYVNRGFGVIGYPGRVGVKPEITVFELS; encoded by the coding sequence ATGATTCAAAAAATCTTCCCTTATGTTTTCGGAATAATCCTGATATTAGAATTATATGTATATCAGGCCATAAAAAACATAACTAAGAATAAAAAAATAAGATTAACATACTGGGTAATAACAATACTGCTATACGGTATTATTATTACCCTTATGCTTACTTTCGAAAAGGGATCCAGAGACCAGACCAAAGTACATTGGCTAGCTGCTCTGTTTACCATGTTTCTGGTACCGAAAGTATTAATTGCTGTTATTCTGCTTCTAGGCGATATTTTTCGCATTGCAGAATACACCTTACAGCGTTTTACAAAACCTGCAAAAACTTTTCCTGAAAGACGAAAATTCTTAAGCCTGACAGCATTGGGATTGGGAGCAGCACTCTCCTATTCATTCTTCGACGGAATGATATGGGGTAAATACAGATATTTTGTAAGAAACATTAAGGTAAAAATTCCTAACCTGCCTAAAAGCTTTAAAGGCTATAAAGTCCTTCAAATTTCTGATGTACACAGCGGAAGTTTCTCCGATCCTGCTAAATTGCAGCATGCAATAGATATGATTAATGAGCAGAATGCTGACCTTATCTTGTTTACAGGAGATATGGTAAATGCTTATGCTGAAGAGTTTGTCCCTTTTGTAAAACTGTTCTCCACTATAAAATCTAAAGACGGAAAACTGGCAGTTCTTGGTAATCATGATTATGGTGGTTATGGAACATGGAAAAGTCAGGCAGAACACGATCAGAATATTCCAAAACTTATAGAACTTGAAAAACAGGCTGGTTTCGATATGCTTCGTAACGAGTTTAGAATTATTGAGAAAAACGGAGAAAAACTTTATATCGTAGGTGTTGAAAACTGGGGACTTCCTCCATTCCCGCAATATGGAGATTTGGATAAAGCAACACAGGGGGTTCCTGCAGATGCTGCAAAGATCCTGATGTCTCACGATCCTACTCACTTTGATGAGATTGTAAAAAAACACCCGTCCAATATTCATTTAACTTTATCCGGACATACGCACGGTATGCAGTTTGGATTAGACTTAAAGAACATTAAATGGTCTCCAGTACAATATAAATATCCGAAATGGGCAGACTTATATGAATCGATGGGCAAATACCTTTATGTTAACCGTGGATTTGGTGTTATTGGTTATCCGGGAAGAGTCGGCGTAAAACCAGAAATCACAGTATTTGAATTAAGCTAA
- a CDS encoding polysaccharide deacetylase family protein: MILLTFNLRSFQVPTEKQGLFSMKELDEISVKGTQSLLRILENAEIQATFFIESHFAERNPELIKSIVAKSFGIAHWYTEDNIDQLAESKKILEEVSGKKIFGIRYAPHCDVSADDLKNLDYVYDASFEPRDISQYLKKITRKTTQYVKDDIMYLPVSQSPMTRLPFSDFSFQFLPLRYYEGMVLETVNQDEYTLLYYYPWQFMNVKSPDYGLPFYRKYNLGDKMYHKFSEFLKWINENDFATATLREYFF; the protein is encoded by the coding sequence ATGATATTATTAACATTCAATCTTCGAAGTTTTCAAGTCCCTACTGAAAAGCAGGGACTTTTTTCAATGAAAGAACTGGATGAGATTAGTGTTAAGGGAACGCAGAGCCTTCTGCGTATTTTAGAAAATGCCGAAATACAGGCCACTTTCTTTATTGAAAGTCATTTTGCAGAGCGCAACCCGGAGCTTATAAAAAGCATCGTTGCTAAAAGCTTTGGAATAGCCCATTGGTATACCGAAGACAATATAGATCAGCTGGCAGAATCTAAAAAGATATTAGAGGAAGTATCCGGGAAGAAGATATTCGGAATCCGATATGCTCCCCATTGTGATGTTTCTGCTGATGATCTTAAAAATCTGGATTATGTGTATGATGCCAGTTTCGAGCCTCGGGATATATCTCAATATCTGAAAAAGATAACCCGGAAAACAACTCAGTATGTAAAGGACGATATTATGTATCTTCCGGTTTCACAATCTCCAATGACAAGATTACCATTCAGTGATTTTTCTTTTCAATTTTTGCCACTAAGGTATTATGAGGGAATGGTGCTGGAAACAGTGAATCAGGATGAATACACTTTATTGTACTATTATCCATGGCAGTTTATGAATGTTAAATCACCTGATTACGGATTGCCCTTCTACCGAAAATATAATTTGGGGGATAAAATGTATCATAAGTTCTCTGAATTTCTGAAATGGATTAATGAGAACGATTTTGCTACAGCAACCCTGAGGGAGTATTTTTTCTAA
- a CDS encoding NAD-dependent epimerase/dehydratase family protein, with translation MESHTERILITGALGQIGTELCIRLAAIYGRENIFGLGLEDESKAVDSAAGTYVKMDVTDSASIEKFVTENKITTVYHLASLLSGTSEKNPPLAWRINVDPLIHFLEMAKDKKINKLFWPSSIAVFGREIPKTDVGQEVPLNPSTVYGISKLAGEKWCEYYHNKYGVDVRSIRYPGLISWKAPAGGGTTDYAVEIFYKAIEDGKYTSFIKEDTAMPMLYMDDAINATLQLMDAPAEQLSVRTSYNLGGMSFTPAELAVEIKNEMPTFEISYEPDFRQAIADSWPASIDDAVAKKDWGLKYDFDITSMTKDMLENLKKKLAKA, from the coding sequence ATGGAGTCACACACGGAAAGAATTTTGATTACTGGCGCATTAGGCCAGATAGGTACTGAATTATGCATTCGCTTAGCAGCAATATACGGAAGAGAAAACATATTCGGGCTTGGGCTGGAAGATGAAAGTAAAGCCGTCGATTCTGCTGCAGGTACTTATGTCAAAATGGATGTGACTGATTCTGCATCTATCGAAAAATTTGTAACAGAAAACAAAATAACAACTGTATATCATTTAGCATCTCTTTTATCCGGAACTTCAGAGAAGAACCCGCCACTAGCATGGAGAATTAACGTAGATCCGTTAATTCACTTTCTGGAAATGGCAAAAGATAAGAAAATTAATAAACTTTTCTGGCCGAGTAGTATTGCTGTATTCGGACGTGAAATTCCTAAAACAGATGTAGGACAGGAAGTACCATTAAATCCTTCTACGGTATATGGAATTTCTAAACTCGCAGGAGAGAAATGGTGTGAATATTACCACAATAAATATGGTGTAGATGTTAGAAGTATCCGTTATCCCGGACTTATTTCATGGAAAGCGCCTGCAGGTGGCGGAACAACGGATTACGCTGTTGAAATTTTCTATAAGGCTATTGAAGATGGTAAATACACCAGCTTTATAAAAGAAGATACAGCAATGCCAATGCTGTACATGGACGATGCAATCAATGCAACATTACAGCTAATGGATGCTCCTGCTGAGCAATTGTCAGTAAGAACATCTTATAACCTTGGAGGTATGTCTTTTACTCCGGCAGAATTGGCGGTTGAAATTAAAAATGAAATGCCTACATTTGAAATAAGCTACGAACCTGATTTCCGTCAAGCCATCGCAGACAGCTGGCCTGCAAGTATAGATGATGCTGTAGCTAAGAAGGACTGGGGGCTGAAATATGATTTCGATATTACCTCTATGACCAAAGACATGTTAGAGAATTTAAAAAAGAAGTTGGCTAAAGCCTAA
- the ggt gene encoding gamma-glutamyltransferase produces the protein MRKLLFTIGIISTTSTLLFAQYTDVRVVKEVKVKNKGVVVSAHPLASEAGTLVMNEGGNAFDASIAAQYALAVVYPQAGNIGGGGFMVATTADGKKLSLDYRETAPAKAHKDMYIDKKGNANTDLSQYGWLAVGVPGSVAGLYEMHKYAKLPMEKLIQPAIDLAEKGFAVTQAEANLLNSTKKNFLNNNKNATVFVKDTDWKEGDILVQKDLAETLRRIQKEGLKGFYEGKTADLIVAEMKRGNGIITHNDLKNYKVKSRTPITFDYKGNEVVTMPLPSSGGILLAQMLTMTDFVGLKDKQINSPEAVQLMVEAERRAYADRAEYMGDPDFIQDKTAMLISTDYLKKRFANYNPNLATPSKDVGKIINPGKESTQTTHISILDKEGNAVSVTTTLNGYYGSKTVVSGAGFFLNNEMDDFSVKPGVPNMYGAVGGEANAIAPNKRMLSSMVPTIVLKDKKPYIVVGTPGGTTIPTSVFQAIVDVIDFGANTNIAVNAPKFHHQWLPETVAVEKGFPEYTIKELEKKNYKFERRDKIGRVEMIVVDPNGNYHAVADGRGDDSVSMEK, from the coding sequence ATGAGAAAATTACTCTTTACTATTGGGATTATTTCAACTACTTCTACCCTTTTATTTGCTCAGTACACTGACGTAAGAGTGGTAAAAGAAGTGAAAGTAAAAAATAAAGGCGTCGTTGTATCAGCACATCCGCTTGCCAGCGAAGCAGGTACATTGGTAATGAATGAAGGCGGAAATGCATTTGATGCTTCAATTGCAGCTCAATATGCTCTCGCGGTAGTATATCCTCAGGCAGGAAATATTGGTGGCGGCGGATTTATGGTTGCCACAACTGCAGACGGAAAAAAACTGTCGTTAGACTACCGTGAAACGGCACCGGCAAAAGCCCATAAGGATATGTATATCGATAAAAAAGGAAATGCCAATACAGATCTTAGCCAATATGGATGGCTTGCTGTTGGCGTTCCGGGCTCTGTAGCGGGATTATACGAAATGCATAAATATGCAAAGCTTCCTATGGAAAAGCTGATTCAGCCTGCTATTGATCTTGCTGAAAAAGGATTTGCTGTTACCCAAGCTGAAGCCAACCTGTTAAACTCTACAAAGAAAAACTTCCTGAATAATAACAAAAATGCTACTGTTTTTGTAAAGGATACCGATTGGAAAGAAGGAGATATCCTTGTACAAAAAGATCTGGCAGAAACCTTAAGAAGAATCCAGAAAGAAGGATTAAAAGGCTTTTATGAAGGAAAAACAGCCGATCTTATTGTTGCTGAAATGAAAAGAGGTAACGGAATCATTACTCATAATGACCTGAAAAATTATAAAGTAAAATCCAGAACACCTATTACCTTCGATTATAAAGGAAATGAAGTTGTTACAATGCCTTTGCCTTCCAGTGGCGGAATTTTGCTGGCGCAAATGCTCACTATGACAGATTTTGTAGGATTAAAGGATAAGCAAATAAATTCTCCGGAAGCAGTGCAGCTAATGGTAGAAGCTGAAAGACGTGCTTATGCAGACAGAGCAGAATACATGGGAGATCCCGATTTTATTCAGGATAAAACTGCGATGCTGATCAGTACGGATTACCTGAAGAAAAGATTTGCCAACTATAATCCCAATCTTGCTACACCAAGCAAAGATGTGGGTAAAATCATCAATCCCGGAAAAGAAAGTACACAAACCACACACATCAGTATTCTGGATAAAGAAGGAAATGCGGTTTCTGTGACTACAACCCTGAATGGTTACTATGGAAGCAAAACTGTTGTAAGCGGTGCAGGCTTCTTTTTAAATAATGAGATGGATGACTTCTCTGTAAAACCAGGGGTTCCGAATATGTACGGAGCTGTAGGTGGTGAGGCCAATGCGATTGCACCTAACAAAAGAATGCTAAGCTCTATGGTTCCTACCATTGTACTAAAAGATAAGAAACCATATATTGTAGTCGGGACACCAGGTGGTACAACAATTCCTACTTCTGTATTTCAGGCTATTGTAGATGTTATTGACTTTGGAGCCAATACAAACATTGCTGTTAATGCACCTAAATTCCACCACCAGTGGTTACCGGAAACAGTAGCTGTGGAAAAAGGCTTTCCAGAATATACCATTAAAGAGCTGGAAAAGAAAAATTACAAATTCGAAAGACGTGATAAAATTGGACGTGTAGAAATGATCGTAGTAGATCCTAATGGAAACTACCATGCTGTAGCCGATGGACGTGGAGATGATTCCGTTTCTATGGAGAAGTAA
- a CDS encoding sterol desaturase family protein, which yields MIDWNNLFTENGQGVVYTWAAPIHLAVILGEMTYSHFNKEKLYETKDTITNVYLALLNYGLDILMKAFAMGVMFFFYHYRLFTWEENAWYWIAVFLLQDFAYYVLHLVDHKSRVFWAVHITHHNSELFNISTGFRSSVFEPLYRYMFFSPLAFLGFNPWHIMVVYAIVQVYGTWVHTKTIKNMGILEYILVTPSHHRVHHACNIRYLDKNMGMMLIVWDKLFGTFEKEDPELPVKYGIYPKAKDRGPINVVFYEWKKLARDLAQPNLSMMDRFRYIFYSPGWRHDGTGKTVKDYQRAELKRRQRKAAEMAAKNAENEAIKKVS from the coding sequence ATGATAGATTGGAATAATTTATTTACTGAAAACGGACAAGGTGTAGTTTATACCTGGGCAGCTCCTATACACTTGGCTGTGATATTAGGGGAAATGACCTATAGCCATTTCAATAAAGAAAAACTCTATGAAACAAAAGACACTATTACCAATGTTTATTTAGCTCTTTTAAACTATGGGCTGGATATTCTAATGAAAGCCTTTGCTATGGGAGTAATGTTTTTCTTCTATCATTATCGTCTTTTCACATGGGAAGAAAACGCCTGGTACTGGATTGCAGTATTCCTGTTGCAGGATTTCGCTTATTACGTCCTGCATCTTGTAGACCACAAGTCCCGTGTATTCTGGGCTGTACACATTACCCATCACAATTCGGAATTATTCAATATATCCACCGGATTCAGATCTTCGGTTTTCGAACCGTTGTACCGCTATATGTTCTTTTCACCTCTAGCCTTCTTAGGATTCAATCCTTGGCATATTATGGTGGTATATGCTATAGTACAGGTATACGGAACATGGGTACATACCAAAACAATTAAAAACATGGGTATATTAGAATATATTCTGGTAACTCCTTCTCACCACCGTGTACACCACGCTTGCAACATCCGCTATCTGGATAAAAACATGGGTATGATGCTTATTGTATGGGATAAATTATTCGGAACATTTGAAAAAGAAGATCCTGAGCTTCCAGTAAAATATGGAATCTATCCTAAGGCAAAAGACCGCGGACCTATTAATGTAGTATTTTATGAATGGAAAAAACTGGCCCGTGACCTGGCTCAGCCTAATCTTAGTATGATGGATAGATTCAGGTATATTTTCTATTCTCCGGGATGGCGACATGACGGCACTGGTAAGACAGTAAAGGACTACCAACGTGCGGAGCTAAAACGCAGACAGAGAAAAGCTGCTGAGATGGCAGCTAAAAATGCCGAAAATGAAGCAATAAAAAAAGTAAGTTAA
- a CDS encoding ecotin, producing the protein MKKTIFASAFLGLSLMSVSLMAQTTYKVDLAPFPKPEKGQKQVVIEVPHSQNDGNKKIEIFVGKTMETDGCNKTFLSGEFKSSELKGWGYDYLTFTTNGSTPSTLMACPGAKPKMEFVMSGGYLTRYNGRMPIVLYIPEGYEAKYKIYEASPELYSAPEIMEKKK; encoded by the coding sequence ATGAAAAAAACAATTTTTGCGAGCGCTTTTTTAGGACTAAGTTTAATGTCAGTTTCGTTAATGGCACAAACAACTTATAAAGTTGATTTAGCACCATTCCCAAAACCGGAAAAAGGACAAAAGCAAGTTGTTATTGAGGTTCCACATTCTCAAAACGATGGAAATAAGAAGATTGAAATTTTTGTTGGAAAAACCATGGAAACAGATGGCTGCAACAAAACCTTCCTAAGCGGAGAGTTTAAAAGCAGCGAACTGAAAGGATGGGGATACGATTACCTTACTTTTACAACCAACGGTAGCACACCATCTACATTAATGGCTTGCCCGGGAGCAAAACCAAAAATGGAGTTTGTAATGTCCGGAGGATATCTTACAAGATACAACGGAAGAATGCCTATCGTTCTTTATATCCCTGAAGGATATGAGGCTAAATACAAAATTTACGAAGCTAGTCCTGAGCTATACAGCGCTCCGGAAATTATGGAAAAGAAAAAATAA
- a CDS encoding DMT family transporter, whose amino-acid sequence MKHYIYLFIAIIFEAVATSTLKSSEQFTKLIPSIITILGYAGAFYFLSLSLKQIPVGIAYALWSAVGIVLIAAVGALVYKQIPDLPAIIGFIFIIAGVVIINLFSKMSSH is encoded by the coding sequence ATGAAGCATTATATTTATCTTTTTATCGCTATTATATTTGAAGCAGTTGCTACTTCTACCCTCAAAAGTTCTGAACAATTTACCAAACTTATTCCCAGTATTATTACCATTTTAGGTTATGCCGGTGCATTTTACTTTCTGAGTCTTTCATTAAAGCAAATACCTGTGGGAATTGCCTATGCATTATGGTCGGCCGTAGGAATTGTTCTTATTGCAGCTGTTGGAGCTTTGGTTTACAAGCAAATTCCGGATCTTCCCGCTATTATAGGCTTTATCTTTATAATTGCCGGTGTTGTTATCATTAATCTGTTTTCTAAAATGTCTTCTCATTAA
- a CDS encoding urocanate hydratase: MTFKEQIQQGIPAILPNPKAYDTTVSHAPKRKEILSEDEKKLALKNALRYFDAQYHAALIPEFKEELEKYGRIYMHRLRPDYEMFARPIEDYPGNSQQAKAIQLMIQNNLDKAVAQHPHELITYGGNGAVFQNWAQYLLTMKYLSEMTDEQTLVMYSGHPMGLFPSHKNAPRVVVTNGMMIPNYSKPDDWEKFNALGVTQYGQMTAGSYMYIGPQGIVHGTTITVLNGSRKIDDQGTAGKLFVTAGLGGMSGAQPKAGNIAGVVSVTAEVNPAATYKRHEQGWVDEVISDLDELVVRVKKAKENKEIVSIAYDGNIVDVWEKFDQEDVYVDLGSDQTSLHNPWAGGYYPAGISFEDANRMMAEEPELFKEKVQETLRRHAAAVNKHTAKGTYFFDYGNAFLLEASRAGADVMAENGIDFKYPSYVQDIMGPMCFDYGFGPFRWVCTSGKPEDLQKTDNIACKVLEEIMKNSPKEIQQQMQDNITWIKGAQENKLVVGSQARILYADAEGRTKIAKAFNDAIANGEIGPVVLGRDHHDVSGTDSPFRETSNIYDGSRFTADMAIHNVIGDSFRGATWVSIHNGGGVGWGEVINGGFGMLLDGTSEAEQRLKSMLHWDVNNGIARRSWARNEEAIFAIKRAMEEEPLLKVTLPNIVDESLL, translated from the coding sequence ATGACTTTTAAAGAACAAATCCAACAGGGCATTCCTGCGATTTTACCAAATCCGAAAGCATACGATACTACAGTAAGTCATGCACCTAAGCGTAAAGAAATATTATCTGAAGATGAAAAGAAACTGGCACTGAAAAATGCATTGCGTTATTTCGATGCTCAGTATCATGCTGCATTAATTCCGGAATTTAAAGAAGAACTGGAGAAATACGGACGTATTTATATGCACCGTCTTCGCCCGGATTACGAAATGTTTGCACGTCCGATAGAAGATTATCCGGGAAATTCGCAGCAGGCAAAGGCAATTCAGTTAATGATCCAGAATAATCTTGATAAAGCTGTTGCACAGCATCCACATGAGTTGATTACTTATGGAGGAAATGGCGCTGTATTCCAGAACTGGGCACAATATCTGTTAACGATGAAGTATCTGTCCGAAATGACAGATGAGCAAACATTGGTCATGTATTCGGGACACCCGATGGGATTATTCCCTTCTCATAAAAATGCTCCAAGAGTTGTGGTAACAAACGGAATGATGATTCCTAACTATTCTAAACCGGATGACTGGGAGAAATTTAATGCATTAGGAGTTACACAATATGGACAAATGACAGCGGGAAGCTATATGTATATAGGTCCGCAGGGAATTGTACATGGTACAACAATTACAGTACTGAATGGTTCCAGAAAAATAGATGATCAGGGAACTGCCGGTAAGCTATTTGTAACTGCAGGGCTTGGCGGGATGAGCGGAGCTCAGCCTAAAGCCGGAAATATTGCCGGAGTGGTATCGGTTACGGCAGAAGTGAATCCGGCTGCAACCTATAAAAGACATGAGCAGGGCTGGGTAGACGAAGTAATTTCAGATCTGGATGAACTGGTAGTAAGAGTTAAGAAAGCTAAAGAAAATAAAGAAATTGTTTCTATTGCCTATGATGGTAATATCGTAGATGTCTGGGAGAAGTTTGATCAGGAAGATGTTTATGTTGACTTGGGATCGGATCAGACATCTCTTCATAATCCATGGGCAGGAGGATATTACCCTGCAGGAATTTCGTTTGAGGATGCCAACAGAATGATGGCTGAAGAGCCAGAACTGTTCAAAGAAAAGGTACAGGAAACATTGCGCCGTCACGCAGCAGCAGTCAATAAACATACAGCAAAAGGAACTTATTTCTTTGATTATGGCAATGCTTTCCTTTTGGAAGCTTCTCGTGCAGGTGCGGATGTTATGGCAGAAAACGGAATCGATTTTAAATATCCATCCTATGTACAGGATATTATGGGACCTATGTGTTTCGACTATGGGTTCGGGCCGTTCCGTTGGGTTTGTACCTCCGGAAAACCAGAAGATCTTCAGAAAACAGATAATATAGCATGTAAAGTACTGGAGGAGATTATGAAAAATTCTCCAAAAGAAATTCAGCAGCAGATGCAGGATAATATTACATGGATAAAAGGAGCTCAGGAGAATAAATTAGTAGTAGGCTCACAGGCACGTATCCTTTATGCAGATGCTGAAGGGCGTACTAAAATTGCCAAGGCATTTAATGATGCAATTGCAAATGGCGAAATAGGACCTGTTGTTTTAGGAAGAGATCATCATGATGTATCCGGAACAGATTCACCTTTCCGTGAAACTTCGAATATTTATGATGGTTCCCGATTTACCGCTGATATGGCTATTCATAATGTAATTGGAGATAGTTTCCGTGGTGCTACATGGGTTTCCATTCATAATGGAGGTGGAGTAGGCTGGGGAGAAGTAATCAATGGTGGTTTCGGAATGTTATTGGATGGAACTTCCGAGGCAGAGCAACGACTAAAATCTATGCTGCATTGGGATGTAAATAATGGTATTGCCAGAAGATCGTGGGCCAGAAATGAGGAGGCAATATTTGCCATTAAACGAGCTATGGAAGAAGAGCCTTTGCTAAAAGTGACATTGCCTAATATTGTAGATGAATCTTTATTGTAA
- a CDS encoding MliC family protein, whose protein sequence is MKKVFFGIAALAIIVAACNSKKEKSEAETLTKNDSVAVEKKDSTAVNTKIDIDNDGSLYISSDGQYHFRIISKQDDSKPAKILLRNDISGRIYDMERVISASGEKYQDADGNYFWLKGDDFSFGKADKVVTEGSIAGKPKEEH, encoded by the coding sequence ATGAAGAAAGTATTTTTTGGAATTGCCGCTCTAGCTATTATTGTCGCTGCCTGTAACAGTAAAAAAGAAAAATCCGAAGCTGAAACACTTACAAAAAATGATTCTGTAGCTGTGGAAAAAAAGGATAGTACTGCAGTAAACACAAAAATAGATATAGACAACGACGGTTCATTATACATTTCTTCAGATGGACAATACCACTTCCGTATCATCTCCAAGCAAGATGACAGTAAACCTGCAAAAATTCTTTTGCGCAACGATATCAGTGGAAGAATCTACGATATGGAAAGAGTAATTAGTGCAAGTGGCGAAAAATATCAGGATGCAGATGGCAACTATTTCTGGCTGAAAGGAGATGACTTTAGTTTTGGTAAGGCCGATAAAGTTGTTACTGAAGGATCTATCGCTGGCAAACCTAAGGAAGAGCACTAA
- a CDS encoding acyl-CoA thioesterase: protein MNLEEKIQNSETHVFKVVFPKITNHHNTMFGGTVMEMMDEVAFMTATRFSRKRIVTVSSDKIDFKKPIPSGTLVELIGSIKHVGNTSVKVHVDIFTEKMYQEGRDLAVSGEFTLVSVDEEGKPVSIK from the coding sequence ATGAATTTAGAAGAAAAAATTCAGAATTCGGAAACGCATGTCTTTAAAGTAGTGTTTCCAAAGATTACTAATCACCACAATACGATGTTCGGGGGGACAGTTATGGAGATGATGGATGAAGTTGCATTTATGACTGCTACACGTTTTAGCAGAAAAAGAATTGTAACAGTAAGTAGTGATAAAATTGACTTTAAAAAGCCAATTCCTTCAGGTACTCTTGTAGAACTTATCGGTTCTATAAAACATGTAGGAAATACCAGTGTAAAAGTACATGTGGATATCTTCACAGAAAAAATGTATCAGGAAGGCCGTGATCTGGCTGTATCCGGAGAATTCACTTTAGTTTCCGTAGACGAAGAAGGTAAACCTGTAAGTATTAAATAA